Proteins co-encoded in one Arachis hypogaea cultivar Tifrunner chromosome 11, arahy.Tifrunner.gnm2.J5K5, whole genome shotgun sequence genomic window:
- the LOC140176089 gene encoding uncharacterized protein, translating into MTYREWSCKPAGAGCDFLNYLSASPKNCSLQVRFCRSGEIVSKYFNKVLKAVIRIQSILLAKATPVKEDCLDPTWRRFKGCLGALDGTYIEVTVPESEKTIYRTRKDKICTNVLRVCNREMGFVYVLSGWEGSASDSRVLRDAITRRNSLKIPHGNYYLVDAAYTNSSGFLAPYRGTRYHVREWAQGVCAPRNYQEYFNRVHSSARNIIKRCFGLLKKRWSILRSPSFYPLKTQSQIIIACGLLQNFIRKSMEMDPEEEGSILDEFIPDGDEEQDGMIDVVVNTNKWTHWRDNIATEMSEERRTSRME; encoded by the exons ATGACTTACAGAGAATGGTCATGTAAGCCTGCCGGAGCAGGTTGCGACTTTCTTAATTATCTTAGCGCATCACCAAAAAATTGTAGTCTGCAGGTTAGATTTTGTAGGTCCGGCGAGATAGTTAGTAAGTATTTTAATAAAGTTTTGAAGGCTGTAATACGGATTCAAAGCATTTTGTTAGCCAAGGCTACACCAGTTAAAGAGGATTGTCTTGACCCTACATGGAGAAGGTTTAAG GGTTGCTTGGGAGCATTAGATGGCACTTATATAGAGGTGACAGTCCCCGAGTCTGAGAAGACAATATACCGAACAAGAAAGGATAAAATCTGCACCAATGTCTTAAGAGTGTGTAACCGGGAGATGGGTTTTGTCTATGTACTCAGTGGATGGGAGGGATCGGCATCTGATTCACGGGTACTTCGAGATGCAATAACTCGTCGTAATAGTCTTAAGATACCCCACG GTAATTACTATTTAGTTGATGCTGCTTACACAAATAGTTCAGGGTTTCTCGCACCGTATAGAGGCACTCGATATCATGTAAGAGAGTGGGCCCAAGGAGTATGTGCACCGCGCAATTATCAAGAATATTTTAATAGGGTTCATTCTTCTGCAAGGAATATCATTAAGCGATGCTTTGGTTTGCTGAAGAAGAGGTGGTCCATCTTAAGAAGCCCTAGCTTTTACCCTCTAAAGACACAATCTCAGATAATTATTGCATGTGGTTTGCTACAAAATTTCATTCGAAAGAGTATGGAGATGGATCCAGAGGAGGAAGGTAGCATATTGGATGAATTTATACCTGACGGAGACGAAGAACAGGATGGAATGATTGATGTGGTTGTAAACACAAACAAGTGGACTCACTGGCGTGACAACATAGCAACTGAGATGTCTGAAGAGAGGCGTACAAGTCGTATGGAGTAG